Proteins encoded by one window of Tunturibacter psychrotolerans:
- a CDS encoding MBL fold metallo-hydrolase: protein MMRMTVLASGSKGNSTVIASCRTRVLVDAGLSCRELLKRMAIAGEDPSALDAILITHEHQDHVAGLAVLARRLKIPVFFTEPTHRAWVRMLTPRSTMTYAKWLDHVQREKEARAATIVASTSTAGVAAQLAAQAEAIASISAEAAALSRSDDPNASLELPIDPDDEELCGPELESAAAQKTASRSDPTHLPAVEYFHSGTRFSIGDIDITPFTIPHDAADPCGFVFESEGIRMALATDLGYMPPNVKSALKRIDVLLLESNHDLEMLRDGPYPWSVKQRVLSRVGHLSNNATAEFLQKDYDGGAAWIVLGHLSESNNAPELARLAAEQALSNQPTLLGNRILLAGQAVPLDPICL from the coding sequence ATGATGCGTATGACAGTGCTCGCCTCCGGCTCCAAAGGCAATAGCACCGTCATCGCCAGCTGCCGGACGCGCGTCCTGGTTGATGCTGGTCTCTCATGCCGCGAGCTGCTGAAGCGCATGGCCATCGCCGGAGAAGACCCTTCCGCGCTCGATGCCATCCTCATCACGCATGAGCATCAGGACCACGTAGCGGGCCTGGCTGTGCTTGCTCGCCGTCTCAAGATTCCCGTCTTCTTTACCGAGCCGACCCACCGCGCCTGGGTGCGTATGCTCACCCCTCGCAGTACGATGACCTACGCCAAGTGGCTCGATCATGTACAGCGCGAAAAGGAAGCCCGCGCCGCCACGATAGTCGCAAGCACCTCGACCGCTGGCGTTGCCGCACAGTTAGCCGCGCAGGCCGAGGCGATCGCTAGCATCTCCGCCGAGGCCGCCGCGCTCAGCCGCTCAGACGACCCAAACGCTTCTCTCGAGCTTCCCATCGATCCGGACGACGAAGAGCTCTGCGGCCCTGAACTTGAATCTGCCGCCGCACAAAAGACCGCATCGAGGAGCGATCCCACTCACCTGCCTGCTGTCGAGTACTTCCACTCTGGCACACGGTTCTCCATTGGCGATATCGACATCACGCCCTTCACCATTCCGCACGACGCGGCGGATCCCTGTGGCTTCGTCTTCGAGTCCGAAGGCATCCGCATGGCGCTGGCAACGGACCTCGGCTACATGCCACCCAACGTCAAATCCGCGCTGAAGCGTATCGATGTTCTGTTACTCGAGTCCAACCACGACCTCGAGATGCTACGCGACGGGCCGTATCCGTGGTCGGTCAAGCAACGCGTTCTGTCTCGGGTCGGCCACCTGTCGAACAACGCCACGGCGGAGTTTCTGCAGAAGGACTACGACGGTGGCGCGGCATGGATCGTTCTCGGCCATCTCTCCGAGTCCAACAACGCTCCTGAGCTGGCGCGGCTCGCGGCCGAGCAGGCGCTGAGCAATCAGCCCACCTTGCTCGGTAACCGAATTCTTTTAGCAGGGCAGGCCGTTCCACTTGATCCAATCTGCCTGTAA
- a CDS encoding GAF domain-containing protein, with protein sequence MPDSELLDTLRNITAEDSNRAIKAKRIVDAIRKEGSWRWVGIYDVDFQRGLVVNIAWSGYSAPSSPAFPITQGLTSRAIAGSRTINVGNVADDSGYMTTFDSTRAEIIVPILGHGDRVIGTLDVESEHLNAFDVEAQALLEESARVLQEFWAKGK encoded by the coding sequence GTGCCGGATAGCGAACTGCTGGATACGCTCAGGAACATTACTGCCGAAGACTCAAACCGCGCGATCAAAGCGAAACGAATCGTGGATGCGATTCGGAAGGAAGGGTCCTGGCGGTGGGTGGGGATCTACGATGTGGACTTTCAGCGCGGGCTGGTGGTGAATATTGCGTGGAGTGGATACTCCGCCCCCTCTTCTCCGGCATTTCCGATTACGCAGGGTCTCACTTCAAGGGCGATCGCTGGAAGCAGAACCATCAACGTGGGGAATGTGGCCGATGACTCAGGCTACATGACTACGTTCGACAGCACCCGTGCGGAGATTATCGTTCCGATTCTTGGCCATGGCGACCGCGTGATCGGCACGCTGGATGTGGAGAGCGAACATCTGAACGCATTTGATGTTGAAGCGCAGGCGCTGCTGGAAGAGAGTGCGCGTGTGCTGCAAGAGTTTTGGGCCAAGGGCAAATGA
- a CDS encoding helix-turn-helix domain-containing protein translates to MNIGTTIRGYRLQKGMSQGDIEKRTGLLRCYLSRVENGHTVPSLETLQKIARALDLQLSEFFAEETMAKEMSGLNLGEEEIRFLTQVQRYSAHLSESDRRLLLAMVRKFAQTTLS, encoded by the coding sequence ATGAATATCGGTACGACAATTCGCGGATACCGCCTGCAAAAGGGCATGTCGCAGGGCGACATCGAGAAGCGAACCGGACTTCTGCGCTGTTACCTTTCGCGGGTGGAGAACGGTCACACGGTGCCCTCGCTCGAGACGCTGCAGAAGATTGCACGGGCCCTTGACCTGCAGCTCTCGGAGTTCTTCGCCGAGGAGACGATGGCCAAGGAGATGTCGGGGCTGAACCTGGGCGAAGAGGAGATTCGATTCCTGACGCAGGTGCAGAGGTACTCGGCCCACCTGTCGGAGAGCGACCGAAGGCTGCTATTAGCCATGGTGCGGAAGTTCGCCCAGACTACGCTCAGCTAG
- a CDS encoding MaoC family dehydratase — protein sequence MPQEFYYEDFYVGQKFHSLGQAKVTAEEIKEFGNKYDPQPFHLDEAAGENSFFKGLAASGWLTAAIVMRLRVQSITVAGGMIGAGVEEMRWTEPVRPGDSLRTEIEVVGVRQSNSRKEYGVVRTRTLAFNQRDQVVLRSTVNFLAPVRPTA from the coding sequence ATGCCGCAGGAGTTTTATTACGAAGACTTTTACGTAGGCCAGAAGTTCCATTCGCTTGGCCAGGCCAAGGTGACCGCCGAAGAGATCAAAGAGTTCGGCAACAAGTACGATCCGCAGCCCTTCCATCTGGACGAGGCTGCCGGCGAAAACTCCTTCTTCAAAGGCCTCGCTGCATCGGGCTGGCTGACCGCCGCCATCGTTATGCGTCTTCGCGTTCAGTCGATCACGGTTGCTGGTGGCATGATCGGCGCGGGCGTCGAAGAGATGCGCTGGACTGAGCCTGTTCGCCCCGGCGATTCGCTCCGCACCGAGATCGAGGTTGTCGGTGTCCGCCAATCAAACTCCCGCAAGGAGTACGGTGTAGTCCGCACCCGCACACTCGCCTTTAACCAGCGCGATCAGGTGGTCCTGCGTTCTACGGTCAATTTTCTCGCTCCCGTTAGACCGACTGCCTAG
- a CDS encoding class I SAM-dependent methyltransferase, translated as MTRLNAAWSKLRWSLAQRGLRGTMRTALGRLPRQDTTPGEEKPLLHPFDQRYGVDTSGLIGGGDLRSGHKNDVFNTAYYGMAPSRFRRVMEDWVADSGHAAISQYNFVDLGCGKGRAVMMASEFQFRQAIGVELNPSLAKTAEANLTVWTDAARAVCPVQILCQDATEFSFPEGPCLLYLFNPFAAPVVKRLIERLASEFADRPGLLDVIYFNPEAGEMFDAHAGFKLLWTGTVEMSEEDAAVDHVASPEDLCSVYRWGGV; from the coding sequence ATGACGAGACTCAACGCGGCATGGTCAAAGCTGCGATGGTCGCTGGCTCAGCGTGGGCTGCGCGGAACGATGCGTACCGCACTCGGACGGCTGCCTCGACAGGACACGACCCCGGGTGAGGAGAAGCCGCTGTTGCATCCGTTCGACCAGCGGTATGGGGTCGACACGAGTGGGCTGATCGGTGGCGGCGACCTGCGCTCCGGACATAAAAACGATGTGTTCAACACCGCGTACTACGGGATGGCTCCGTCGCGGTTTCGGCGGGTGATGGAGGACTGGGTCGCGGACTCGGGCCATGCAGCGATCTCTCAGTACAATTTTGTCGATCTGGGTTGCGGGAAGGGGCGGGCGGTCATGATGGCCTCGGAGTTTCAGTTTCGGCAGGCGATCGGCGTGGAACTGAACCCATCGCTCGCCAAAACCGCCGAGGCGAATCTTACAGTGTGGACCGACGCAGCTCGAGCGGTGTGTCCGGTGCAGATTCTTTGCCAGGATGCGACGGAGTTTTCGTTTCCCGAGGGACCTTGCCTGCTCTATCTCTTCAACCCGTTTGCGGCGCCGGTGGTGAAGCGGTTGATCGAGCGGCTCGCGAGCGAATTTGCAGACCGGCCGGGTCTGCTGGACGTGATCTACTTCAACCCGGAGGCGGGCGAGATGTTCGATGCCCATGCAGGGTTCAAGCTTCTGTGGACCGGGACGGTCGAGATGTCGGAGGAAGATGCGGCGGTCGACCACGTTGCCTCGCCGGAGGATCTGTGCAGTGTCTACCGGTGGGGTGGAGTATGA
- a CDS encoding TonB-dependent receptor, producing MISLKTSFFVVAFALAFAICPALHAQATGSFSGNVRDKSGSAIAEATITVTAQATGLTREAKTDSAGHYLVPLLPVGLFTVRVDFTGFQSTEAKDLNLQVDEARELDFSIVPATVVSTVTVSGDAVTTETTNPSLGQVITAQQVSQLPLNGRDFVQLATLTAGATAETNSGSFFTSGTDSEVAARGSFSLSVGGSRPNSTDWLLDGVDNNELTAGGVGVLSSIDDIAEFKVLTYSYSAEYGTRAGPTVLVTTKSGTNNFHGSLFEFVRNTDFDAKGPFATTTPKFNLNQFGGTFGGPIIHNKTFFFVDGEQKYQRQGITFTGFIPSLAMRKGDFSADPFGQPVSGLAIANPNMAGSSSNPAIYPNVYFQCDGNGNPIPANPDGSQSQGTPCNKIPTNLINSAGQGLLNIYPAPNANGNGFNYVNEPVRILNETKFDVRVDHSLTTKDNLFGRFSYDQAFSFAPGGAPGLAELNAFGSNENLINHARNAAVGWSHVFAANTLNQATFGYDRIFNYIDSQGNFTCGSALLGIPNANTGCSPDGTPLAGGSFSQGVVSIEPTSGYWSLGDRGYSPFQGGTNIYSFKDDLDLIRGKHDIHVGVDLRANQMNVGTEAFGSGFLLPGVTGNFTGGGEAAGNPMADLLMGISGGAIHDQTTNGSITGRRWKIIRPFVEDDWRLTPSLTVNLGLAWGITSPITEVHDRMANYIPSTRALLIAGQDGVNRAAGIDRFGGAYEPRVGFAWKVAGSDRTVLRAGFGIYHDSVWSQGAQGLWQNPPNLGETDQFAGAGCAFATSFCALNGGTPSEPFFLSTGFPIPPTPGTVENFQGTFYYQPPNFQPGRVHQYNVNVERQLPGDVLLTAGYAGAVAGHILVSGNAINVNSPSACGVDPTYTIGCLPGGAPYIFPFPTENFNSIILFGDVGKTHYNSLQIKAETKAPKHGLYALIAYTYSRTYDNGLSDGLGSLLSAVYFPLPNWQNLDWSLSQINLNHSFTASIIYDLPFGKGKAFGSSWGPVTDSLLGNWQVTLIERISSGFPVPLIDSNNQSGNTFNEGGNSFNLNRPDQVAGCDTHAASHHLYQWINRACFTPAQAQQLDPNTGALITPGKLGNASRLPVAGPDFVNSDFSLIKQFRLPREMGLNFRAEFFNLFNHPQYASPIADINFNSPAAGTVSPFFGSVNSIVNNPRLIQLALKLSF from the coding sequence ATGATTTCGCTCAAAACCTCATTTTTTGTTGTTGCCTTTGCTCTCGCGTTTGCCATCTGTCCTGCCTTACACGCCCAGGCCACCGGTAGTTTCTCGGGGAATGTCCGCGATAAATCCGGATCGGCCATCGCGGAGGCTACAATCACGGTGACCGCCCAGGCCACCGGCCTGACTCGCGAAGCCAAGACAGACAGCGCCGGCCACTATCTGGTTCCTTTGCTCCCTGTCGGGCTTTTCACCGTGCGCGTCGACTTCACCGGCTTTCAAAGCACAGAAGCCAAAGATCTCAATCTCCAGGTCGACGAAGCCCGCGAACTTGATTTTTCTATCGTTCCTGCAACCGTAGTCTCTACCGTGACGGTCTCCGGTGACGCCGTAACGACCGAGACCACGAACCCTTCGCTCGGCCAGGTCATTACCGCGCAGCAGGTGTCGCAGCTTCCCTTGAACGGTCGCGACTTCGTGCAACTCGCCACGCTCACCGCAGGCGCTACAGCGGAGACCAACTCCGGCAGCTTTTTCACCTCTGGCACCGACAGCGAGGTGGCTGCGCGCGGTTCCTTCTCTCTGTCGGTCGGCGGTTCCCGGCCCAACAGCACCGATTGGCTCCTCGACGGAGTCGATAATAACGAGCTGACGGCGGGCGGAGTTGGCGTCCTTTCTTCCATCGACGATATCGCGGAATTCAAGGTGCTTACCTACAGCTACTCGGCGGAATACGGCACCCGCGCCGGCCCAACCGTGCTGGTCACGACTAAATCGGGCACGAATAACTTCCACGGATCTCTCTTTGAGTTCGTCCGCAATACCGACTTCGACGCCAAGGGCCCCTTTGCCACTACAACCCCGAAGTTCAATTTGAATCAATTTGGCGGCACTTTCGGTGGGCCCATCATCCACAACAAAACGTTTTTCTTCGTGGATGGCGAGCAGAAATATCAGCGCCAAGGAATCACCTTCACCGGTTTCATTCCTTCACTCGCGATGCGCAAGGGCGACTTCTCGGCCGACCCCTTCGGTCAACCTGTCTCAGGTTTAGCCATTGCCAACCCTAATATGGCCGGCTCATCCTCCAACCCGGCCATCTACCCAAACGTCTACTTCCAATGCGACGGCAACGGCAATCCTATACCCGCGAACCCCGACGGAAGCCAGTCACAGGGAACCCCCTGCAACAAGATCCCTACAAACCTGATCAACAGCGCTGGCCAGGGACTGCTCAATATCTATCCCGCGCCCAACGCTAACGGCAACGGCTTCAACTACGTCAACGAGCCCGTCCGCATCCTGAACGAAACCAAATTCGATGTTCGAGTAGACCATTCGCTCACGACCAAGGACAACCTGTTTGGCCGCTTCAGCTACGACCAGGCATTCTCTTTTGCGCCCGGCGGTGCTCCCGGCCTTGCCGAACTCAACGCCTTCGGCAGCAATGAAAACCTGATCAACCACGCACGCAATGCCGCCGTCGGCTGGAGCCACGTGTTTGCAGCCAACACACTCAACCAGGCCACCTTCGGGTACGACCGCATCTTCAACTACATTGACTCACAGGGTAACTTCACCTGCGGATCGGCCCTCCTGGGCATTCCCAATGCCAATACAGGCTGCTCGCCGGACGGTACCCCACTCGCCGGAGGTTCCTTCAGTCAAGGTGTGGTTTCTATCGAGCCCACCAGCGGATACTGGTCACTCGGCGACCGTGGCTACTCCCCCTTTCAGGGTGGAACCAATATCTACTCCTTCAAAGACGATCTCGACCTAATCCGCGGCAAACACGATATACACGTCGGCGTTGATCTCCGTGCCAACCAGATGAATGTGGGCACAGAGGCCTTTGGATCCGGCTTTCTGCTCCCTGGTGTCACCGGAAACTTCACTGGGGGAGGTGAAGCCGCCGGCAATCCCATGGCAGATCTGCTGATGGGAATTAGCGGAGGCGCCATCCACGACCAGACAACCAATGGCTCAATCACCGGCCGCCGCTGGAAGATCATAAGGCCCTTCGTCGAGGACGACTGGCGACTCACCCCGTCGCTGACCGTCAACCTAGGCCTGGCGTGGGGCATTACAAGTCCGATCACCGAGGTTCATGACCGGATGGCGAACTATATCCCCTCGACCCGAGCGCTTCTCATCGCCGGGCAGGACGGAGTGAACCGAGCGGCGGGCATCGATAGGTTCGGGGGTGCGTACGAACCACGCGTGGGCTTCGCCTGGAAGGTTGCTGGAAGCGACAGGACCGTGCTCCGCGCCGGTTTCGGCATCTACCACGACTCTGTCTGGAGTCAGGGTGCACAGGGCCTGTGGCAAAATCCTCCCAACCTGGGCGAGACGGATCAGTTCGCCGGCGCTGGCTGCGCCTTTGCGACTTCATTCTGCGCCCTCAACGGCGGAACACCTTCGGAACCCTTTTTCCTCTCCACCGGTTTTCCGATTCCGCCCACGCCGGGGACTGTGGAGAATTTCCAAGGCACGTTCTACTACCAGCCACCCAACTTCCAGCCCGGCAGGGTCCATCAATATAATGTCAACGTAGAACGGCAGCTACCCGGCGATGTTCTTCTCACGGCTGGCTATGCCGGCGCGGTCGCTGGCCACATCTTGGTTAGCGGCAACGCCATCAACGTCAACAGCCCCTCTGCTTGCGGAGTCGACCCTACCTATACGATCGGCTGTCTCCCCGGCGGCGCACCTTACATCTTTCCCTTCCCCACCGAGAACTTCAACTCCATCATTCTCTTTGGCGATGTGGGAAAGACCCACTACAACTCGCTGCAGATCAAAGCCGAGACCAAGGCGCCCAAGCACGGTCTCTACGCGCTAATCGCGTACACCTACTCACGCACCTACGACAACGGTCTAAGTGACGGCCTGGGCTCGTTGTTGAGCGCGGTGTATTTCCCACTGCCCAACTGGCAAAATCTCGACTGGAGCCTGTCGCAGATCAACCTGAATCACAGCTTCACGGCAAGCATCATCTATGACCTGCCGTTCGGCAAGGGCAAGGCATTCGGAAGCTCTTGGGGGCCTGTGACCGACAGTCTTCTCGGTAACTGGCAGGTCACGCTGATTGAAAGGATCTCGTCAGGCTTCCCGGTTCCTCTGATCGACAGCAACAACCAATCCGGTAATACCTTCAATGAAGGCGGCAACAGCTTCAATCTCAACCGGCCCGACCAGGTTGCCGGCTGCGATACGCACGCAGCAAGCCACCACCTGTACCAGTGGATCAACCGTGCTTGCTTTACCCCCGCTCAGGCCCAACAACTTGACCCTAACACCGGCGCGTTGATCACCCCCGGCAAGCTCGGCAATGCCAGTCGTCTTCCCGTCGCGGGACCCGATTTCGTCAACTCCGACTTCTCACTCATCAAGCAATTCCGCTTGCCACGTGAGATGGGCTTGAACTTCCGCGCTGAGTTCTTCAACCTGTTCAATCACCCGCAATACGCATCGCCAATCGCCGACATCAACTTCAATTCACCGGCCGCGGGCACAGTGTCCCCGTTCTTCGGTTCGGTGAACTCAATCGTCAACAATCCCCGCTTGATACAACTTGCCCTCAAGCTATCGTTCTGA
- a CDS encoding FAD-dependent thymidylate synthase, giving the protein MSDSQKSPSLPPPATETDVYAIHGADPEVLAYAMAKYSRSALTMKESLAEISSQRAEQFLNTFYFAYGHRSIADLAHIPFAIERLSLLAAIELVDETRWDGQERSTRYQNFRLSGWFTPDLGSETPAFTAAVGRLFTTYDKISAGILTALKVAIPQPESMKPDAYDRTLKARAFDVARYLLPLATNTSLGQIVNARTLETQVSRLLTSDFAEVRQLGEKLRTAATEPAWNVQQGAGEVLCEEITSLDADCGRRAHEAFLRPVKTAPTLVKYATPNDYQRETRSELAHAARVLMGTQPIAPSPVVDLLDGDEPLEVELATSLLYPHCHYPYRQIRHNVAALSANQRGEMVSLGTKHRGRHDELLRSFSSGHSLRFDILMDIGGFRDMHRHRRCVQLLQPYTDLHGYDEPICPGQPTLAEAGLATVYSEALAAIYATYRTLRDSDVPEAAQSAQYLLPLATRCRSLFKMDFAEALYISELRSGVAGHFSYRRVAWEMYKAVAKKHPSLAQYFRIEDVNEPVDLLKR; this is encoded by the coding sequence ATGTCCGACAGCCAGAAAAGCCCCTCCCTCCCTCCTCCCGCCACCGAGACCGACGTCTACGCCATCCACGGCGCCGACCCCGAGGTCCTCGCCTACGCCATGGCCAAGTACTCCCGCTCCGCTCTCACCATGAAGGAGTCGCTCGCCGAAATCAGCTCCCAGCGCGCGGAGCAGTTCCTCAACACCTTCTACTTTGCCTACGGCCATCGCTCCATTGCCGACCTCGCACACATCCCCTTCGCTATCGAACGGCTCTCTCTCCTTGCCGCGATCGAGCTCGTCGACGAGACACGCTGGGACGGCCAGGAGCGCTCCACCCGCTACCAAAACTTTCGCCTCTCCGGCTGGTTCACGCCCGACCTCGGCTCCGAGACCCCTGCCTTCACCGCCGCCGTCGGGCGCCTCTTCACCACCTACGACAAGATCAGTGCCGGCATACTTACCGCGCTCAAGGTCGCGATCCCGCAGCCCGAATCGATGAAGCCCGACGCCTACGACCGCACCCTCAAAGCCCGCGCCTTCGACGTTGCCCGCTACCTTCTTCCACTGGCGACGAACACTTCGCTCGGCCAGATCGTCAACGCCCGCACTCTCGAAACCCAGGTCTCCCGTCTGCTCACCAGCGACTTCGCCGAGGTCCGACAGCTCGGCGAAAAACTTCGCACCGCCGCAACCGAACCCGCATGGAACGTCCAGCAGGGAGCTGGCGAAGTTCTCTGCGAAGAGATCACCTCTCTCGACGCCGACTGCGGCCGACGCGCTCACGAAGCCTTCCTGCGTCCCGTAAAAACCGCGCCCACACTGGTCAAATACGCCACCCCCAACGACTACCAACGCGAAACCCGCAGCGAGCTGGCCCACGCGGCCCGCGTACTCATGGGCACACAGCCCATCGCTCCCTCACCCGTGGTCGACCTACTCGACGGCGACGAGCCTCTCGAGGTCGAGCTCGCCACCTCGCTCCTCTACCCGCATTGCCACTACCCCTACCGCCAGATTCGGCACAACGTCGCAGCCCTCAGCGCCAACCAACGCGGCGAGATGGTCTCACTCGGCACCAAACATCGCGGCCGTCACGACGAACTCCTCCGCAGCTTCTCTTCCGGCCACAGCCTTCGCTTTGACATCCTCATGGACATCGGCGGCTTCCGCGACATGCATCGCCATCGCCGCTGCGTCCAGCTCCTCCAGCCCTACACCGACCTCCACGGCTACGACGAGCCCATCTGCCCCGGCCAGCCCACCCTAGCCGAAGCGGGCCTCGCCACCGTCTACAGCGAAGCGCTGGCCGCCATCTACGCCACCTACCGCACCCTGCGCGATAGCGATGTTCCCGAGGCCGCGCAATCGGCGCAATATCTGCTCCCACTGGCAACTCGTTGCCGCTCACTCTTCAAGATGGACTTCGCCGAAGCCCTCTACATCTCCGAACTCCGCTCCGGCGTCGCCGGCCATTTCAGCTACCGCCGCGTAGCCTGGGAGATGTACAAGGCCGTCGCGAAAAAGCACCCATCACTCGCCCAATACTTCCGCATCGAAGACGTCAACGAGCCCGTGGATCTTCTAAAACGGTAG
- a CDS encoding rhomboid family intramembrane serine protease: protein MSPAPEGEVLPPHTGATTDHPIPDYEREVSRPNSRERGWNFLATPGTYILLGINIAVFCYMIFRGVSLTSPTPGQLLYFGATNTEFILHGQWYRLLTATFVHVGLLHIATNMWCLWNLGLLGEPLLGPFGLIAVYVLTGVAGNLLGLFSNVVFRDYSSVGAGASGAVFGIAGILIILLSNKKLPIPAFELNRLRRSVIQFAVLNLIIGIGANFTSIVRIDNHAHIGGFLSGLALGVPLVPRMTSGRARYLARQKISFAAAAFLLFLFAYFITKLR, encoded by the coding sequence ATGTCCCCCGCTCCTGAAGGCGAAGTCCTTCCTCCGCATACCGGCGCAACGACCGATCATCCGATCCCCGACTACGAGCGAGAGGTGTCACGCCCTAACTCTCGCGAACGCGGCTGGAATTTTCTCGCTACTCCTGGCACGTACATTTTGCTGGGCATCAACATCGCGGTCTTCTGCTACATGATCTTCCGGGGCGTGTCACTCACGAGCCCCACTCCGGGTCAACTGCTCTACTTCGGCGCCACAAATACGGAGTTCATTCTGCATGGCCAGTGGTATCGCCTGCTCACGGCTACCTTCGTCCACGTTGGCCTGCTCCACATCGCGACCAATATGTGGTGCTTGTGGAACCTCGGACTGCTGGGCGAACCGCTGCTGGGTCCTTTCGGGCTGATCGCTGTCTACGTCCTCACTGGCGTCGCTGGTAATCTGCTGGGCCTGTTCTCCAATGTGGTCTTTCGCGATTACAGCTCGGTGGGCGCAGGGGCCTCGGGCGCGGTTTTTGGCATCGCCGGAATCCTCATCATTCTGCTTTCGAACAAGAAGCTTCCGATCCCAGCGTTCGAACTGAACCGCCTTCGCCGCTCCGTCATCCAGTTCGCAGTGCTGAATCTGATCATCGGCATCGGCGCCAACTTTACCAGCATTGTGCGCATCGATAATCACGCTCATATCGGCGGCTTTCTCAGCGGATTGGCCTTGGGTGTACCGCTGGTGCCACGCATGACTTCCGGTCGCGCACGCTACCTCGCGCGGCAGAAGATCAGCTTCGCCGCCGCCGCGTTTCTGCTGTTCCTCTTCGCGTACTTCATCACCAAGCTTAGGTAG
- a CDS encoding YqjF family protein has product MDVLSSLEHRPYLLPAGQWRMAQRWNDLLFAHWPIEAEAIARLLPAGLAVDNFDGWAWVGVVPFWMDRVRTRALGQRCVTVPGTGEFCELNLRTYVRSQVTGLRGVYFFSLDAASALAVAGARTLFHLPYFLASMRRDVSTDGTIEYKSKRLMSRDSVRFEASYRGLGEVAGPGVDGTLEHFLTERYCLFTPHGGRVLVGHIHHLPWPLERAEAEIRVNELPAAHGIALPEHAPVLHFARELNVYIWSLREDL; this is encoded by the coding sequence ATGGATGTTCTGAGCTCCCTCGAGCATCGACCTTACCTGCTGCCCGCCGGGCAGTGGAGGATGGCACAGCGTTGGAACGATTTGCTGTTTGCGCATTGGCCGATTGAGGCGGAGGCGATAGCGCGGCTGCTGCCGGCGGGACTTGCGGTAGACAACTTCGACGGATGGGCGTGGGTGGGTGTGGTGCCGTTCTGGATGGATCGGGTGCGGACACGTGCGCTGGGGCAAAGATGCGTCACCGTTCCAGGTACAGGGGAGTTTTGCGAGTTGAATCTCCGGACATATGTGCGTTCGCAGGTTACAGGGTTGCGCGGGGTGTATTTTTTTTCGCTCGATGCAGCGAGTGCGCTTGCTGTTGCGGGTGCGCGGACCCTGTTTCATCTGCCATATTTCTTGGCGAGCATGCGGAGGGATGTATCGACAGATGGAACGATCGAATACAAAAGCAAGAGGCTTATGTCGAGGGACAGCGTTCGGTTTGAAGCGAGCTATCGCGGACTTGGCGAGGTTGCGGGGCCTGGTGTCGACGGCACGCTGGAGCATTTTTTGACAGAGCGATACTGCCTGTTTACTCCGCACGGAGGCAGAGTCCTGGTGGGACATATTCATCATCTTCCGTGGCCGCTGGAGCGAGCCGAAGCGGAGATTCGCGTGAATGAGCTGCCGGCTGCACATGGAATCGCGCTGCCGGAACACGCGCCGGTGCTGCACTTCGCGCGGGAGCTGAATGTGTATATCTGGTCCCTGCGGGAAGACCTCTAG
- the fabG gene encoding 3-oxoacyl-[acyl-carrier-protein] reductase produces the protein MSINAGRIALVTGASQGIGRACALELARAGATVALAARNLDKLAGVAAEISAAGGKAHAFALDVANEESIKECAKAVIAHFGAVNILVNNAGITRDILALRMKRKDWDDVLTTNLTGAFLMTQAVMSQMVKGRWGRIINVTSVVGQTGQAGQANYAASKAGLIGLTKSLARELASRTITVNAVAPGFIETAMTEVLTEDQKAMNAQFIPLGRVGTDVEVAHAVAFLASEEAGYITGHTLDVNGGMYMG, from the coding sequence ATGAGCATTAACGCAGGTCGTATTGCATTGGTTACCGGGGCGTCTCAGGGAATTGGTCGCGCATGTGCGCTGGAGCTGGCGCGAGCCGGAGCGACAGTGGCGCTGGCAGCGAGAAATCTCGACAAGCTGGCGGGGGTTGCCGCGGAGATTTCGGCTGCGGGCGGTAAGGCACACGCATTTGCGCTGGATGTCGCGAACGAAGAGTCGATCAAGGAGTGTGCCAAAGCGGTGATCGCGCACTTCGGCGCAGTGAATATCCTGGTGAACAACGCCGGGATCACGCGGGACATTCTGGCGCTGCGGATGAAGCGAAAAGATTGGGACGACGTTCTGACGACGAACCTGACGGGCGCATTTCTGATGACGCAGGCGGTGATGTCGCAGATGGTGAAGGGCCGGTGGGGACGGATCATCAATGTGACCTCGGTGGTGGGACAGACAGGGCAGGCTGGACAGGCAAACTATGCGGCTTCGAAGGCGGGGCTGATCGGTTTGACCAAGTCGCTGGCCCGGGAGCTGGCGAGCCGGACGATTACGGTAAATGCGGTGGCGCCAGGATTTATCGAGACGGCGATGACAGAGGTGTTGACCGAAGATCAAAAGGCGATGAATGCGCAGTTCATTCCGCTGGGTCGAGTGGGGACCGATGTCGAGGTCGCGCATGCGGTTGCGTTTCTCGCATCGGAGGAGGCAGGCTACATCACCGGCCACACACTGGACGTGAACGGCGGCATGTATATGGGGTAA